CCGGCCCCGACGCGTTCGGCGCCCCCGCTTCCGCCGGCACGAACGGACCCTCCGCGAACGGACCCTCCGCGAACGGCCCGTCCGTGAACGGCACTTCTGCGCACGGCCTTTCCGCGAACGGCACCGCCGCGGACGGAACCGCCGCGGACGAGGCGTCCGGGTCGGGACTCGGCCTCTACGTGGTGGCCCGGCTCGCGGCCCGGCACGGCGTGCGGGTACGGCTGCGGGACCAGAAGCGCGGCGGCATCGCGGCCGTCGTCGTGCTGCCCGCACAGATGCTCGCGGAGGCCGGCACGAGCGTGGCCGGGCCCCCGCGGGAGGTCCGCCTGCTGGGCGGCGGTCCCGCTGTCCGGCTGCCCGGCGCGTCGGCCGAGGTCAACTCCAACGTGCTGCCCGGCAGGGGCAGCGGGGGCGACCCCGGCGCGGACCCGCTGATCGCCGCCGCCGAGGCGGCCCTGCGCGCCGCTCCCGATTCCGGCGGCCACGCGCAGGCACCCGCACCGGCCGAGGCCCACGCCCCGGCCGGCGTCCACTTCCCGGCAGGGCCGCCCACCCCGGCGAGCAGGCCGGCCCCGGCCCAGGAGCCCGCCCCGAACCCGTACGCCATCGGGCCCGACACGCACGAACGCACCCGTGACGCGGGGCAGGACCGTCCGGCGACCCTGCCCGGCGGCCCCACGCGGGACTCCGGCGCCTGGGAGCGGGTGACGGACAAGGGCCTGCCGAAGCGGACCCCCAGGGTCTCCTCGGCGCGCGGGGTGCCCGCCCCGCGTACCGGCGCGGTCGACGCCGGGGAACTGCGCCGCAGACTGGGCGCCTTCCAGCAGGGCGCCAGAAACGGCCTGCGGGACGCCGAGGCGGAACTCGCCGCCGGCCATGACGGACAGCACGACCGGCAAGGACAGCACGACCAGCAGGGACAGCACGGCCAGCAAGGACAGCAGCGCGGCACCGCCCGCGGCACCGGACAGCACCAGCACCACACATCGGCACGCGCGGCCCAACCACCCGCGGAAGTCAAGGGGGACACGGTCGAGGAGGCAAGCAGTTGACTGCGCCCAGCACCTATGGACTGAGTACCGAGGCACGCAATCTGCAGTGGCTGCTGGCCAATCTCGTGGAGGAGGTGCCCGGACTGCTCTCCGTGGCCGTGGTCTCCTCCGACGGCCTGCTGCTCCTCTCCTCCGATCCGGCGGGAGAGGCCGAGCCCGACACGGGTGACGGCGACGGCGGCGCCGGCGACGGACCCAAGGGATCCTCGGCCGACCTGGCCGCCATCGTCTCCGGCCTCGGCAGTCTCACCGTGGGTGCCTCCCGCCTCATGGACGGCGGCAAGGTGAAGCAGACCGTGGTCACCATGCACGAGGGCAGCCTCTGCGTGATGTCGATCAGCGACGGCTCGCTGCTCGGGGTGCACGCCACCCCGGACACCGACATGAGCATCGTCGCCTACCACATGGCGTTCTTCGTCGGCCGCGCCGGGCACGTCCTCACCCCCGAACTCCGCAGCGAGCTGCGGCAGTCCATGGAGGAGCGGGCCCAGGCGGCGGGCGGCGGCGACCGGCCGCGGCTCGCCGTGCGCGAGGGCCGGGGCGGCGCGGCGCCCGCGGGCAGGACGACGGGAGGCGGCCAGTGAACCACCCGAAGCTGCCCCGGCGCGACGCCGAGGCCAAGCCCGCGCGCGTGCGCCCGTACTCCCTCACCGGCGGCCGCACCCGCTTCGGGCACGTGCTGCTCGTCGAGACGTTCGTGGCCGCCATCGAGGCCCCGGAGGAGCGCCTCGAACTGACGAACCGTGCCGCGGCCCGGGTCATGCCCGAGATGCGGGCCATCGTCGAACTGTGCCGCCGCATGCGGACGGTGGCCGAGATCGCCGCGCTGCTGAGGATGCCGCTCGGCGTGGTCCGCGTGCTGCTGAGCGACCTCGCGGACCAGGGAAAGATCCGCGTGTACGGAACCGGTCACGGCCCCGGACAGCCGGACCGGGCACTGCTGGAAAGGGTGCTGAGTGGACTCCGCCGTCTCTGACGACA
The nucleotide sequence above comes from Streptomyces sp. TS71-3. Encoded proteins:
- a CDS encoding roadblock/LC7 domain-containing protein, which gives rise to MTAPSTYGLSTEARNLQWLLANLVEEVPGLLSVAVVSSDGLLLLSSDPAGEAEPDTGDGDGGAGDGPKGSSADLAAIVSGLGSLTVGASRLMDGGKVKQTVVTMHEGSLCVMSISDGSLLGVHATPDTDMSIVAYHMAFFVGRAGHVLTPELRSELRQSMEERAQAAGGGDRPRLAVREGRGGAAPAGRTTGGGQ
- a CDS encoding DUF742 domain-containing protein, producing the protein MNHPKLPRRDAEAKPARVRPYSLTGGRTRFGHVLLVETFVAAIEAPEERLELTNRAAARVMPEMRAIVELCRRMRTVAEIAALLRMPLGVVRVLLSDLADQGKIRVYGTGHGPGQPDRALLERVLSGLRRL